A single window of Aphidius gifuensis isolate YNYX2018 linkage group LG1, ASM1490517v1, whole genome shotgun sequence DNA harbors:
- the LOC122847661 gene encoding receptor like protein 21-like produces the protein MRPKRKCVAKNQQISDGGNNNKKRSKRRCVVKDQQISDDGDKNKQKIVINSLDYDSLAKIIMLLPIPERIDMEEVCTKWKEASQLAWYDIKKYKCESSIGRCYDNRLLTQSYLEKILLRCGKYLHELSLSNIFDSRIMPFVGDHCKNLTTLECKFDDNVLIDNADHFVQAFTQLDKLKCIKILLNYTTEKKVINLFEIINSLPEEINEIHIFNECWFDYGNQEVLFTLKKFKNLQKLTSRSLYLDELTLQEIAEATTLAHLDIELHEKHVEFPLLDKLVNLEYIQIGIEGENEDKKDCTNVLNTFFCKCKNLKHLDIPNDFYNLAKIPLAKWKNLKNLEYLSLSCHDVSPDLVDTIVKYCKNLKHLCISSLPDIIEAYVVKKLTELENLEILEIIYESLDEEEIIAISNNCKKLKRLKLDGCTVISTDIDDDGLSSPSVFNELSKLQYLEHLSLEDAENIDDNTIIAIANNCKNLKSLDISGNSDDISETALVALTKLENLEILSVSSRNISDSFIIRLKGLKEFNCGHCRNLTDTGIIQFIKNNPDLEDIHAVGIDNITIDLVIGADQATKNRTNGIILRLRISNKSIIEASKSIIKSQWLVVTDYRG, from the exons atgaggccaaaaagaaaatgtgttgcaaaaaaccaacaaatctCTGATGGtggtaacaataataaaaaaaggtcaAAGAGAAGATGTGTTGTAAAAGACCAACAAATTTCTGATGATGGTGAcaagaataaacaaaaaattgtcatCAATTCACTGGATTATGACTCGTtagcaaaaatcatcatgttgttgcccataccagaaaggatagacatggaagaag tttgtaccaaatggaaagaggcatcCCAACTAGCTTGGtacgacattaaaaaatacaaatgtgaatcatcaattggacgttgttatgataaccgtttgttgacacaatcataccttgagaaaatattattaagatgtggtAAATATCTGCATGAATTGTCTCTCTCAAATATTTTCGATTCAAGAATCATGCCATTTGTTGGtgatcattgtaaaaatttaacaaccttggaatgtaaatttgatgataatgtcTTGATTGATAATGCTGATcactttgttcaagcatttacacaattggataaattaaaatgcattaaaataTTACTGAACTatacaacagaaaaaaaagtaattaatctatttgaaataattaatagtcttccagaagaaattaatgaaattcatatatttaatgaatgtTGGTTTGATTACGGTAACCAAGAAGTTCTTTTC actttaaaaaaatttaaaaatcttcaaaaactGACTTCACGTAGCCTCTATTTAGACGAGCTAACTCTTCAAGAAATAGCAGAAGCAACAACACTCGCTCATCTTGATATTGAATTACATGAGAAGCACGTAGAGTTTCCTCTTCTTGATAAACTCGTTAATTTGGAGTATATACAAATAGGGATTGAAGGAGAAAATGAAGACAAGAAAGACTGTACAAACGTACtcaacacttttttttgtaaatgcaaaaatctaaaacatcttgatattccaAATGACTTTTATAATCTTGCTAAAATTCCTTTGGCAAAAtggaaaaacttgaaaaatttagaatatcttAGTTTATCTTGTCATGATGTGTCACCTGACTTAGTagatacaattgttaaatattgcaagaatttaaaacaCTTGTGCATAAGCTCTTTACCTGATATTATAGAGGCATATGTTGTAAAAAAGTTAACAGAAttggaaaatcttgaaattttaGAGATTATTTATGAATCCCTTGATGAGGAAGAAATAAtcgcaatttcaaacaattgtaaaaaacttaaacgtttaAAACTTGATGGATGCACAGTAATATCAAcagatattgatgatgacGGACTTTCTTCTCCATCGGTTTTCaatgagttatcaaaattacaatatcttgaacatctaAGCTTGGAAGATGCAGAAAACATTGAcgataatacaattattgctattgctaataattgtaaaaacctaaaaagttTAGATATCTCTGGTAACAGTGATGATATTAGTGAAACAGCTCTCGTTGCTTTAACAAAGttggaaaatttagaaatactaAGCGTAAGCTCTCGTAATATTTCCGACAGCTTCATTATCAGGTTAAAAGGATTAAAAGAGTTTAATTGTGGTCATTGTAGGAATCTTACTGATactggtattattcaatttataaaaaataacccagatCTTGAAGATATCCATGCGGTGGGAatagataatattacaattgactTGGTTATTGGtgctgatcaggcaactaaaaatcgtacaaatggcATAATTTTACGTTTACGAATATCTAATAAGTCAATAATTGAAGCTTCtaagtcaataattaaatctcaatggttggttGTTACTGATTATAGAGGATAG